GATCTTGTGCCCAACATAGATACACTTAGAACAGCTTTTGGGTCGTAATCGATGAAAACACTCGCTGTGTTATTCTTGACGGTTATGCGAAGATGATTCCAACGTTTCTCTGCAACTTTTGCTCCAGCTTCGTACTGCCCAGGGAACTGCTCGCGCAGAGTATCGAAATGCCAGTTGGGAGGGGAAATGTATTGAATGGCTCGAACATTTCTAGGTTCTGGCGGCGGAGGATTACTTAATAACCCATTGGTCATTCTCAAGTAGACAAGGTCGTAAGTTTCCTTATTAATATCAGGTTGTAGGCGGAAAGCAACACCTGCAAAGGCGCGACTAAATTCATCGGCGTAGCTGTTACGTTCGGCTGCAATGTCAACTTCGATAGTGCCTTCGTAGAAATAGGTCAATGGGATTCTAACGTAGGCGTTGGCTTGAACCACCCCATTAATAGCATAGTTCTTTTGATATTCGTCAGTGAAAGCCACTTTTAGTGCTGGGCGACCCAAGTAATCGGCCCGACTGACGTTCACgttagttgaaaagaactgctGCATAATAAAGACGGCCAATGGTGGCGGCCCTGATAACGGACACACCTCTCTCAGATTGTCCATCATCGCCTCATTTTGCTGGAAAATGGCataacaaacaagaaataaaaacacttccttcaaaagaaataatatattTAAAGTCAAGTTTACCATTCCGGCTGATGCGAATGCCACGCAGCAGGCAAAATAGAGAGATAAGAGTAAAGTCATTTCTATTGGTTAAtatatttattgaaatatttcgtgGAAGCGGGGTTTCGATAAATTCGGCTTGTTTCTGGCCTTTTATAGCCAGGGAAGACAACTACACGACAGATGGGCAAAAGTTTGCGTCAATAACTGAAATGGGGTTTCAATAGCTATGTTTATTCAACTATTATTTGTTGGATTTCTTTCACCTAACACAGCGCACATGAATGCATGATAAGAGAACATGTGGCTCCACGTATAATCTGTGTGTATTGTGGCTAAGAAATGACTTGCAGACTCGTGTTGATTTACCGCCACACATTTTATAGCAGCTGTGTGGGCattataaattattataatgccaatatatattttatagcaACTGCTATTAACCAAACCACAAGCCAAACTAAACTGAAAACGAAATATACTTTGGGGGTAGGGTGAGCAAGAGAAACGTAAACAATTTTGCGCTGGACATTCCCAGCAAGTTGGCATCTTGAAAAGTCTTTCAAGAGAAACGGCATCACGCCCCAGAATGTCATCTATTATTCGAAGATCTAAAAGACGAGAAACAGCACATCCACCACCACGATAACGTCTTTGATGAAACGGGCATTAATAATGATTCAACGAAATGCGATTCGCTCGCTGATAACGAGCGTTTGACAGACaatcgataaaaaaagaaacgctaTATCTACGAAAATAGCGACCAAACACGGAGTATTTATTCAACTCTAGTTCTTGCTACAAGCGGGGGCCAATCACTTTTGTTTTGGTCGTCGCAAGATGAGGTCGACTATATCGCATCTGGCTTTATTATTCTGAttgcaattttattaatggACCAATGCCCGTGTGAACGGATCCACGGCCATCTTCGAATCACTTCGTATTACGTAAGTGGCAAGACTACGTTTGGTTCATTAAGGTTAACAACCAGTAACGATGTGTGCTCTCAGAATCCACTTGCTAATTTGCCCAATGTGCCCATCAATAAAATTGGCATGTTGGAGTCGAAATTGATTTACATCCTCGCGAAATTCCTTAACCTCACGTAAGGAGAAAACATGAATTTTATTACTCATACGTTTCATAGATGATTCGGTTTTGTTTGcgttgatttttattcatCCTGCAGATACGAAATTTCCGTTCCCACGGACGTTCATCAGTTGGGCTCACATGACGAAACGAAAGGCAACGGTTCGTGGACTGGATTGCTGGGCCAATTTCTTCGCGATgtgcgaaatttttttttttcctcgtcaCTAACTAacgatttcttcttattcttcatgGAAGTGGATATGTCAATTTCATTTGGTACTTGGTTTCACTCGAGGCATTTGGTTTCGTGATTTCCATTCAATTCTGAATCAAAATCATATATTGACAAAACGAATTACTTAATCAGAATCAGCgtttaattttcattataCCGTGTGATTTCTGTTGAATTTCATGAGATATTGGTTTTTGCAGATTTTGACAAAAGTGGGAAGGCTATACCCTCCCCATAAAACAATAATTCACGCTGAAGTCTAGCGTGAGAAAGTAAGCTAGGGCAAACAATTTATAGAATTGTTCCAAACATCTATTCATTCTTAGTCTACCCTATTATACTTCGAAAGTTTTAATGAACTCTGTGGTTGGTctggattttcttttatggATATGAGTTATTTCCTGTAATAagccatttggaaaacgtGGAAACCATTTTCGTACAACCGAATGGCACCAGTTCCTTCCAAACAGTGTATGAACATGTCCaataaagtttctttttttaaataggttaaaacaataaacaaaaagGTTGCTTATGCTTGTTTATTGAATAAGAATTTAGGGAAATGGGGTCAAGTATCAGTATATGGGGTTAATAAATTTGCAAGTTTGAGAAATAAGCGGTGGTGGCATCATCAACCCAAAAAGCAATGGGGCCCGGGGATCTTGTGCCCAACATAGATACACTTAGAACAGCTTTTGGGTCGTAATCGATGAAAACACTCGCTGTGTTATTCTTGACGGTTATGCGAAGATGATTCCAACGTTTCTCTGCAATTTTTGCTCCAGCTTCGTACTGCCCAGGGAACTGCTCGCGCAGAGTATCGAAATGCCAGTTGGGAGGGGAAATGTATTGAATGGCTCGAACATTTCTAGGTTCTGGCGGCGGAGGATTACTTAATAACCCATTGGTCATTCTCAAGTAGACAAGGTCGTAAGTTTCCTTATTAATATCAGGTTGTAGGCGGAAAGCAACACCTGCAAAGGCGCGACTAAATTCATCGGCGTAGCTGTTACGTTCGGCTGCAATGTCAACTTCGATAGTGCCTTCGTAGAAATAGGTCAATGGGATTCTAACGTAGGCGTTGGCTTGAACCACCCCATTAATAGCATAGTTCTTTTGATATTCGTCAGTGAAAGCCACTTTTAGTGCTGGGCGACCCAAGTAATCGGCCCGACTGACGTTCACgttagttgaaaagaactgctGCATAATAAAGACGGCCAATGGTGGCGGCCCTGATAACGGACACACCTCTCTCAGATTGTCCATCATCGCCTCATTTTGCTGGAAAATGGCataacaaacaagaaataaaaacacttccttcaaaagaaataatatattTAAAGTCAAGTTTACCATTCCGGCTGATGCGAATGCCACGCAGCAGGCAAAATAGAGAGATAAGA
The sequence above is drawn from the Daphnia pulicaria isolate SC F1-1A chromosome 1, SC_F0-13Bv2, whole genome shotgun sequence genome and encodes:
- the LOC124310998 gene encoding uncharacterized protein LOC124310998, which encodes MTLLLSLYFACCVAFASAGMQNEAMMDNLREVCPLSGPPPLAVFIMQQFFSTNVNVSRADYLGRPALKVAFTDEYQKNYAINGVVQANAYVRIPLTYFYEGTIEVDIAAERNSYADEFSRAFAGVAFRLQPDINKETYDLVYLRMTNGLLSNPPPPEPRNVRAIQYISPPNWHFDTLREQFPGQYEAGAKVAEKRWNHLRITVKNNTASVFIDYDPKAVLSVSMLGTRSPGPIAFWVDDATTAYFSNLQIY
- the LOC124310990 gene encoding uncharacterized protein LOC124310990 yields the protein MTLLLSLYFACCVAFASAGMQNEAMMDNLREVCPLSGPPPLAVFIMQQFFSTNVNVSRADYLGRPALKVAFTDEYQKNYAINGVVQANAYVRIPLTYFYEGTIEVDIAAERNSYADEFSRAFAGVAFRLQPDINKETYDLVYLRMTNGLLSNPPPPEPRNVRAIQYISPPNWHFDTLREQFPGQYEAGAKIAEKRWNHLRITVKNNTASVFIDYDPKAVLSVSMLGTRSPGPIAFWVDDATTAYFSNLQIY
- the LOC124313043 gene encoding uncharacterized protein LOC124313043 — protein: MDQCPCERIHGHLRITSYYNPLANLPNVPINKIGMLESKLIYILAKFLNLTYEISVPTDVHQLGSHDETKGNGSWTGLLGQFLRDVRNFFFSSSLTNDFFLFFMEVDMSISFGTWFHSRHLVS